From Planctomycetota bacterium, one genomic window encodes:
- a CDS encoding SUMF1/EgtB/PvdO family nonheme iron enzyme, with protein sequence MEFNTAGSFECVRCGAVCTASSVGDLLIAECPAGDQRYVLTLHAPGDLATEAADDPLIGKTLGPCRLVARAGFEGGLPLYHALDTALNQPRSVRILAGPAAQNAAQFQAFVRAGKLAAAARDSALANVTYLARYQGSPFTVSPALEGQTFDQAVSGAVRMQASEAVRLVRRLARAVAALHARQIVHRNIGPDSVFILPNGEPMLRNFAFAVGPDSPAAPREVVGQPGFLAPEQIAGRALDGRADLYALGALLYLAVVGRPPFAGAGPSQVLRAQLEGPAAARQAIATAAPELADLVTRLLSATPEARPESAEALMDALTPGAPLPASAATLAAPAIGFEESKLTLAPSPPKPERPAVEPKLSLSSPGPEFKLAEPEPPVVPPAAAPKIAKSEPRKRDEGDILALAADEPTEEERLRMLPSLELGPRRAPAPARSPRAPKPAAPAAAPVIAPAPSPALPGPGLDELALQVDHKADEGPVGGVDIRPPEPEPERRLSPRTLVMGGVAALLLVGFILSRFVSCGSGPGADTAGAGGRAGARGGPRKALTEAEKAAAAVANEFARLEAFAKSNAKDPDTVIKQCDLFLEKHGSAEQAAAAKALREAAQATAREMSAEADSRALQASLREAGKKSADKLLEMEAFLKKHAGTKAAAAVEKLRETELRAREKAAEAALRTERAKIEKDLKGGAYGLAIAALTRLAEAYEGTKSGAAAGTEAGELRQKLAEDFKEKKAALEDLAKRMAFAEALAQLDEPLKKWQDEDLRREATALAAALREQRDKTVESYGTFLAKFDALVTAWQLDEALATANAAAAQAVSPAHRELLQAKAGEVAVMQRALERIIAGAKAEAAKAAQGDGKIWLQRTTGARLRAVITDPSATGLEADMPGFKGHLAWADLHADQWTAFARSAPGDPTAADHHALGLAALYAGEPDTAFAEFTKAVELDAGALDAILPSLRHHAQGFRYLAAGRFPLGPRKEPQALDGFLLGRAEVTNAEYAFFARVTKAELPSELKVAEARADLPVGGLTWQEADAYARWLDMRLPTDVEWERAVRGSDGRLYPWGDAFDASRANLLRPAAKGPAAPAPLVPAHRHLSRRDDSPFFHLVGNVREWTATPVLDPKGAATAYLVVGGSAADREAAAAATARAQGKINARDPYTGFRLAWPR encoded by the coding sequence ATGGAGTTCAACACCGCCGGAAGTTTCGAGTGTGTGCGCTGCGGCGCAGTGTGCACGGCATCCAGTGTGGGCGACCTGCTGATCGCGGAGTGCCCGGCGGGCGACCAGCGCTACGTGCTCACTCTGCACGCGCCGGGCGACCTGGCGACCGAGGCCGCGGACGACCCGCTGATCGGCAAGACGCTCGGCCCCTGCCGCCTCGTGGCGCGCGCGGGCTTCGAGGGCGGCCTGCCGCTCTACCACGCCCTCGACACCGCGCTCAACCAGCCGCGCTCCGTCCGCATCCTGGCCGGCCCTGCCGCCCAGAACGCCGCGCAGTTCCAGGCCTTCGTGCGCGCGGGCAAACTGGCCGCGGCCGCCCGCGACTCCGCCCTGGCCAACGTCACCTACCTGGCCCGCTACCAGGGCAGCCCATTCACCGTGTCTCCTGCGCTCGAGGGCCAGACCTTCGACCAGGCCGTTTCGGGGGCCGTGCGCATGCAGGCGAGCGAGGCGGTGCGCCTCGTCCGCCGCCTGGCCCGGGCCGTGGCCGCGCTCCACGCGCGGCAGATCGTGCACCGCAACATCGGGCCGGATTCGGTCTTCATCCTCCCCAACGGGGAACCGATGCTGCGGAACTTCGCCTTCGCGGTCGGGCCGGATTCGCCGGCGGCCCCCCGCGAGGTGGTGGGCCAACCGGGGTTCCTCGCCCCTGAGCAGATCGCGGGCCGTGCGCTGGACGGCCGGGCCGACCTCTACGCGCTCGGGGCGCTGCTGTATCTGGCCGTGGTGGGCCGCCCGCCCTTCGCGGGCGCCGGCCCCTCTCAGGTCCTGCGAGCCCAGCTCGAGGGACCCGCCGCCGCCCGCCAGGCTATCGCCACCGCGGCGCCGGAGTTGGCGGACCTGGTCACGCGCCTGTTGTCGGCGACGCCCGAGGCGAGGCCCGAGAGCGCCGAAGCTCTGATGGACGCCTTGACGCCCGGCGCCCCCCTGCCCGCCAGCGCCGCCACCCTGGCGGCACCCGCCATCGGCTTCGAGGAGAGCAAGCTCACTCTCGCCCCAAGCCCGCCGAAGCCCGAGCGCCCCGCCGTCGAGCCGAAGCTCTCGCTCAGCTCTCCCGGCCCGGAGTTTAAGCTCGCCGAGCCGGAGCCGCCCGTGGTGCCGCCCGCGGCGGCGCCGAAGATCGCCAAGAGCGAGCCGCGCAAGCGCGACGAGGGCGACATCCTCGCCCTCGCCGCCGACGAGCCGACCGAGGAGGAGCGCCTGCGGATGCTCCCGTCGCTGGAGCTCGGCCCGCGCCGCGCGCCGGCGCCCGCCAGGTCCCCGCGAGCGCCCAAACCGGCGGCGCCGGCGGCCGCGCCGGTGATCGCGCCCGCGCCCAGCCCAGCCCTTCCCGGCCCGGGGCTCGACGAGCTGGCGCTCCAGGTGGACCACAAGGCCGATGAGGGCCCGGTAGGGGGGGTGGACATCCGCCCGCCCGAACCCGAGCCGGAGCGTCGCCTCTCGCCCCGCACCCTCGTGATGGGCGGCGTGGCGGCTCTGCTGCTCGTGGGCTTTATCCTCAGCCGTTTCGTCTCCTGCGGCTCCGGCCCAGGGGCGGACACCGCGGGCGCCGGAGGGAGAGCCGGCGCCCGAGGCGGCCCGCGCAAGGCGCTCACCGAGGCCGAGAAGGCGGCCGCCGCGGTCGCCAACGAGTTCGCCCGGCTCGAAGCCTTCGCCAAGAGCAATGCCAAGGACCCCGACACCGTCATCAAGCAGTGCGACCTCTTCCTCGAGAAGCACGGCTCCGCCGAGCAGGCGGCCGCGGCCAAGGCGCTCCGCGAAGCCGCCCAGGCCACCGCCCGCGAGATGAGCGCCGAAGCCGACAGCCGCGCCCTTCAGGCGAGCCTCCGCGAAGCCGGCAAGAAGTCGGCCGACAAGCTCCTCGAGATGGAGGCGTTCCTCAAGAAACACGCGGGCACCAAGGCCGCCGCGGCGGTCGAGAAGCTGCGCGAGACGGAGCTCCGAGCGCGCGAGAAGGCGGCGGAAGCGGCCCTGCGCACCGAGAGAGCCAAGATCGAGAAGGACCTCAAAGGGGGCGCCTACGGGCTTGCCATCGCCGCCCTGACCCGCTTGGCTGAGGCGTACGAGGGCACCAAGTCGGGCGCCGCTGCCGGCACCGAGGCCGGGGAACTCCGTCAGAAGCTCGCCGAGGACTTCAAGGAGAAGAAGGCGGCTCTCGAGGACCTTGCTAAACGCATGGCGTTCGCTGAAGCGCTGGCGCAGCTCGACGAGCCGCTGAAGAAATGGCAGGACGAGGACCTGCGGCGCGAGGCCACCGCGCTTGCCGCCGCCCTGCGGGAGCAGCGCGACAAGACGGTCGAGAGCTACGGCACATTCCTCGCCAAGTTCGACGCCCTGGTCACCGCCTGGCAACTGGACGAGGCCCTCGCGACGGCCAATGCCGCGGCCGCCCAGGCCGTGTCGCCCGCGCACCGCGAACTGCTCCAGGCCAAGGCGGGCGAGGTGGCCGTGATGCAGCGCGCCCTGGAGCGAATCATCGCGGGCGCCAAGGCCGAAGCCGCCAAGGCCGCACAGGGTGACGGGAAGATCTGGCTCCAGCGGACCACCGGCGCCCGCCTGCGAGCCGTCATCACAGACCCCTCTGCGACGGGTCTCGAGGCCGACATGCCCGGGTTCAAGGGCCACCTCGCTTGGGCCGATCTCCACGCCGACCAGTGGACGGCCTTCGCGCGCAGCGCGCCGGGCGACCCCACCGCCGCCGACCACCACGCCCTGGGCCTGGCGGCCCTCTACGCCGGCGAGCCCGACACGGCATTTGCCGAGTTCACCAAGGCGGTGGAGCTCGACGCCGGGGCGCTCGACGCCATCCTGCCCAGCCTGCGCCACCACGCACAGGGCTTCCGCTATCTGGCGGCGGGCCGCTTTCCCCTTGGCCCGCGCAAGGAGCCTCAGGCGCTCGACGGCTTCCTGCTCGGCCGCGCGGAGGTGACGAACGCCGAGTATGCCTTCTTCGCCCGCGTGACGAAGGCGGAGTTGCCCTCGGAATTGAAGGTCGCCGAGGCGCGCGCGGACCTCCCCGTGGGCGGCCTCACCTGGCAGGAGGCCGATGCCTACGCCCGCTGGCTCGACATGCGGCTGCCCACCGATGTCGAGTGGGAACGCGCGGTGCGAGGCTCCGACGGACGGCTCTATCCCTGGGGCGACGCTTTCGACGCGAGCCGCGCCAACCTGCTCCGTCCAGCCGCCAAAGGTCCCGCGGCCCCCGCGCCCCTGGTGCCGGCGCACCGCCACCTGTCGCGGCGCGACGACTCGCCTTTCTTCCATCTCGTGGGCAACGTGCGCGAGTGGACGGCGACGCCGGTGCTCGACCCGAAGGGCGCGGCCACCGCGTACCTGGTCGTGGGGGGTTCGGCGGCGGACCGTGAGGCGGCGGCCGCGGCCACGGCGCGCGCTCAGGGCAAGATCAACGCCCGCGACCCCTACACCGGCTTCCGCCTGGCCTGGCCCCGATGA